A single genomic interval of Drosophila virilis strain 15010-1051.87 chromosome 2, Dvir_AGI_RSII-ME, whole genome shotgun sequence harbors:
- the e gene encoding beta-alanyl-bioamine nonribosomal peptide synthetase ebony, with protein MGSLPQLSIVKGQQQDFVPRALHRIFEEQQLRHADKVALIYQQEQAPRAPSQSSYRQMNERANRAARLLVEEAHGRFLQPNSDGDFIVAVCMQPSEALVTTLLAIWKAGGAYLPIDPSFPANRVHHILLEARPILVLRDDDIDAQRFQGTPTLSLTELYAKSLQLSGNNLLSEEMLRGGNDHIAIVLYTSGSTGVPKGVRLPHENILNRLQWQWATFPYTASEQVGVFKTALTFVDSIAELWGPLMCGLAILVVPKAVTKDPQRLVALLEKYKIRRLVLVPTLLRSLLMYLKMEGGGAAQKLLYNLQIWVCSGEPLAVPLASSFFDYFDEGVHHLYNFYGSTEVMGDVTYFTCESKKQLSMYDNVPIGIPVSNTVIYLLDADYRPVKNGEIGEIFASGLNLAAGYVNGRDPERFLENPLAVEKKYARLYRTGDYGSLKNGNIMYEGRTDSQVKIRGHRVDLSEVEKNVAELPLVEKAIVLCYRAGHVDQAILAFVKLRDDAPMVTELQLEARLKDKLADYMTPQVIILEHVPLLVNGKVDRQALLKTYETANNNEGDSSIVLDFDYSQVPEELKLTARDLFETVGGVIGRSTRASLSPHSNFYELGGNSLNSIFTVTLLREKGYNIGISEFIAAKNLGEIIEKMSANHDAVQLEEETLNACPHLKMEAVPLQLEHRQDVIDIIVSSFYNKADLEQWLKPGVLRTDYSDILNDIWSVLVDCELSFVIYDRNTERIIGTALNFDARCEPEVDIKSKLLVIFEFLEFCEGPIRDNYLPKGLNQILHSFMMGTAEQLNPRENIACMHFMEHEVLRVAREKKFAGIFTTNTSPLTQQLADVYHYKTLLNYQVNEYVSSDGSRPFRDAPDEQRAIVHWKEVGGK; from the exons ATGGGTTCGCTGCCACAGCTGTCGATTGTCAAGGGTCAGCAGCAGGACTTTGTGCCGCGGGCGCTGCATCGCATCTtcgaggagcagcagctgcgccatGCCGACAAGGTGGCGCTCATCTATCAGCAGGAACAGGCCCCCCGGGCGCCCAGCCAGAGCAGCTATCGCCAAATGAACGAGCGGGCCAATCGTGCCGCCCGTCTACTTGTGGAGGAGGCTCACGGACGCTTCCTGCAGCCGAACAGCGATGGGGACTTCATCGTGGCCGTTTGCATGCAGCCGTCGGAGGCGCTGGTCACCACCCTCTTGGCCATTTGGAAGGCGGGTGGCGCCTATTTGCCCATCGATCCGAGCTTTCCGGCAAATCGGGTGCATCACATTCTGCTCGAGGCGCGTCCGATTCTGGTGCTGCGCGACGATGACATCGACGCGCAACGTTTCCAGGGCACGCCCACGCTCTCGCTGACGGAACTCTATGCCAAGTCGCTGCAGCTGAGCGGCAATAATCTGCTCTCCGAGGAGATGCTGCGCGGCGGCAACGATCACATCGCCATCGTGCTCTATACCTCCGGCAGCACCGGGGTCCCGAAAGGCGTTCGTCTGCCGCACGAGAACATCCTAAACCGTTTGCAATGGCAATGGGCCACGTTTCCCTATACGGCCAGCGAGCAGGTGGGCGTCTTCAAGACAGCGCTCACCTTTGTCGACTCCATTGCCGAGCTGTGGGGCCCGCTGATGTGCGGCCTGGCCATACTGGTCGTGCCCAAGGCCGTGACCAAGGATCCGCAGCGTCTTGTGGCGCTGCTCGAGAAGTACAAGATTCGGCGTCTGGTGCTGGTGCCGACGCTCCTGCGCTCCCTGCTCATGTATCTGAAGATGGAGGGCGGCGGCGCGGCCCAAAAGCTGCTCTACAATCTGCAGATTTGGGTCTGCTCAGGTGAGCCTTTGGCCGTGCCGCTGGCCAGCAGCTTCTTCGACTACTTTGATGAGGGCGTGCATCATCTGTACAATTTCTACGGCTCCACCGAGGTCATGGGCGATGTCACCTACTTCACCTGCGAGAGCAAGAAGCAGCTGAGCATGTACGACAATGTGCCCATAG GCATACCCGTGTCGAACACGGTCATCTATCTGCTGGATGCGGACTATCGTCCCGTCAAGAACGGCGAGATTGGCGAGATATTCGCCTCGGGCTTGAACCTTGCAGCCGGCTATGTGAATGGACGTGATCCCGAACGCTTTCTGGAGAACCCGCTGGCCGTGGAGAAGA AATACGCGCGTCTCTATCGCACCGGGGACTATGGTTCGCTGAAGAATGGCAACATCATGTATGAGGGTCGCACCGATTCCCAGGTCAAGATACGTGGTCATCGCGTCGATCTGTCTGAGGTTGAGAAGAACGTCGCCGAATTGCCGCTAGTGGAGAAGGCAATTGTGCTGTGCTACCGCGCCGGCCATGTGGATCAAGCCATACTGGCCTTTGTGAAGCTACGCGACGATGCGCCCATGGTCAccgagctgcagctggaggcCCGGCTCAAGGATAAGCTGGCCGACTATATGACGCCGCAAGTCATTATACTGGAGCATGTGCCGTTGCTGGTCAATGGCAAGGTGGATCGCCAGGCGCTGCTCAAGACCTACGAGAcggccaacaacaatgaggGCGACTCCAGTATTGTGCTCGACTTTGACTACAGCCAGGTGCCCGAGGAACTGAAGCTCACGGCTCGCGATCTCTTCGAGACGGTGGGCGGCGTAATTGGACGCTCGACGCGCGCCAGCCTCTCGCCGCACAGCAACTTCTACGAGCTGGGCGGCAATTCGTTGAACTCCATTTTTACGGTCACCCTGCTGCGCGAGAAGGGCTACAACATTGGCATCTCTGAGTTCATAGCGGCCAAGAATCTGGGCGAGATTATCGAAAAGATGTCGGCCAATCACGATGCCGTGCAGCTGGAGGAGGAGACCCTCAATGCGTGCCCGCATCTCAAAATGGAGGCGGTGCCGCTGCAACTGGAGCATCGTCAGGATGTGATCGA CATAATTGTGTCCAGTTTCTACAACAAGGCCGACCTGGAGCAGTGGCTTAAGCCGGGCGTGCTGCGCACCGACTACAGCGATATACTCAAT GACATTTGGAGCGTTCTGGTCGACTGCGAGCTGAGCTTTGTGATATACGATCGGAATACGGAACGCATCATTGGCACCGCCCTCAACTTTGATGCACGCTGCGAGCCCGAGGTGGACATCAAGTCCAAGCTGCTGGTCATCTTCGAGTTTCTTGAGTTCTGCGAGGGTCCCATACG CGACAACTATTTGCCGAAAGGCCTCAATCAGATACTGCACTCGTTCATGATGGGCACCGCGGAGCAGCTGAATCCTCGCGAGAATATCGCCTGCATGCACTTCATGGAGCACGAGGTGTTGCGGGTCGCGCGCGAAAAAAAATTCGCTGGCATCTTTACCACCAACACGAGTCCACTCACCCAGCAGCTGGCCGATGTCTATCACTACAAGACGCTGCTCAATTACCAGGTCAACGAGTATGTCAGCTCCGATGGCAGTCGACCCTTCCGTGATGCACCCGACGAGCAGCGCGCTATCGTCCACTGGAAGGAGGTCGGCGGCAAGTAG